A region of the Alphaproteobacteria bacterium genome:
CCACCCAAGAAATCAAAAAATTAAAATTGCTGGTGGAGATATTTATAGTTTTAGCATTGGATTAAGCGCTCTTATGTGCCAAATCATCAGCGCAGAAAACGACCAATGTCAAGCACAAGCAACTTCAGGAACCCAAGAAAATCTCAGACGCCTCCAAGAACGTGAAAACGATTTTGCAATTATCCCTGAGTATGCCCTGAAGAAATTTTTCTATAAAAAAGATGGCACTTATGCCAACATGAATTTACGGGGTCTTTTGTACTTGGGGTATTCAAGTTTCTATCTTGTTGTTCCAGAGAACGCCCCCCATCAAAAACTCAGCGATCTTAAAACCATTAGAATAGAAGGGTCTGATATCTCGGCAGAGCGAGCTCTAGAGACTTTAAGTAAAAGCTATGAATTTAAATGCATTAAAACAAAAAGCATTATAAAAAGCATTGAAAAATTCTGTCAAAGTCAAGATGAAGCGCTTGCTTTCATGGATACCTCCCCAAGTTTCTTGATCACTCTGATCAAAAAATCTTGCCCAATTCGTGAGATCAAGCTTTCAGAAGCCGAGATGAACGCCGCCATTAACCAAGAGCCTACATTTAAAAAAGTTAAAGACAGCTTTATTGCCCCCTTTCGAAAACTTGCCTCCTCGCGGCTTGCAACCCGGCTGATCTTTATCACCCATGATGCCATTCCTGGGGACATCATTAAAAATATCTTAGATGAAGTCAAAGAGAACTTCTTCTTTATCCAAGTCTATCACCCTTCCCTAAGCGATCTAACACTACTAGGCAGCTTCAAGGATTTGCCCATACCTGAACACCTTGGTGTTACTTGGTTCCTCCAAAGTCTTGCAAAAGCTCTACCGTCCTCAGTTGATATCCCAATCTCACAATATATTCCGAAAACTCTTGATGTCATCTCAGATAAAACGATTCTGGAGAAGAGAAGCATGGATATATTACAGCCCGAATTTAATCAAACCTTGATGAAACAAGCATCAAAGAAAGAACAAGCCTAGAGCCATGATTTACCTCAAAGAAAAACCAGTCACTGTTGTTATTTCTCTTCTTCTTATCCTCAGTTCTTGCTCTAAACACACAAGTGAAGATACAGAATATTCATCTGCCAAACTTGTTTCTTTTTTGAATTCAAGTGAAATTGCACAATCATCTCTCTTAAGTGAGCATGAGAAAAAAGGCCTGAATCATCTCTTAGAAGATGATTTGGCTCGCGCAAGCTTGGAGTTTAATCGTGCCCTGGCTTCTAAACCTAAAGATCCCCTACCTCATTTTCTCAATGCCTTGACCTATCATTTAATCTCCAAACAAGGGGATGCTAAAAAAGCAGATCTCGCTGAAATTGGTTATACCCTAGCCATTAAACGTGATCCATCTCACGCATACTCGTATTACTATCGCGGTATTCTCATGCTTGAGAAAAAGAAATATCAAGAAGCACAAAATGATTTTGCCAGTGCCATTTTGAACAAGCCGAACCAGCCCAAATTTTTTCATGGGCTTGCCGTTAGTTCTTATTATGCACACGATATCACAACAGCTGCAGGTGCGATTGATAAAGCGCTGTCCCTGGATCCTAAAAACCCAGAATTCTTGCACACAGCCGCTATTATCATGGCAGCTGGTGGTGAATTTAAAAAAGCAGAGATCTATCAAAAAAAACTTAAAGGCTTCGAAAAACATCAGCGCAAAGCAAACTTTGTTGCCAACCGAATTGGGGACTGGCAAAGCTTTCATAAGCATCTCAAATTAGCCTCAGAAGAGGATACGGGCATGGCTTCAGGTGGCTTTAAAGCGTTAAAAGAAGAAATCAAAAGTCCTGAAAGTGCCGATGAAAAGAGCACAGAAAAAACCCTTGATCAGATCGATGACCGGATGGTCATTGTTGACGTTGTCCTGATCCTCACACAAGAAGAAAACACAGATACATATGGTTTAAACCTTCTTGAAAAATTAACTTTGAATTATAGCCTCCACCATAAATTTGGGAGCGGGTTTAACACAAACTTTTCTTCTGACAATGGTGGATTTAGTACCGCTGGGGCAAAAAACAGCAATTTTCAATATTTTCTTCACAGCATTACCATTCCAGAAGTAAGTTATAGTATAAATGCAGCCACAGCCCAGGGAACCCGAAGTGAAATTCTGGCACGCCCGTCACTCCTTGCACGCCATGGCGAATCCTCGCACTTTTTCTCTGGTGATAATATCCTTTTTGGATTTGGAACCAATAACAACATTGATTTCAAAGAAAAAGAAGTTGGGATTTTTCTTGTTGTAACCCCTCATATCCTTGATGATGGCCGGGTTAATATCAAGCTGGATGTCAAAAGAAGTTTCTTTGTTCCACAAAACGCAAATGTAAAGGAGGGTTCTGTGGCAGGCTTCCAAACATCAACAACCCGTCTGATTTCAGATGTTGTCCTTGAGGCTGGAGATACCCTCGTCCTTGGGGGGCTAAGTGACAGGGTTCACAACAGTGATCGCAGTGGAACACAAGTATTAGGCGACATTCCAATTTTGGATTTCTTCTTTTCAAAACGATCGGAAACCAAAAGTTATAAATCAGTGATTATCCTTGTGACCCCCCGTTTACCGCATTACACCTATCGTACAAGCAACTCTCTCAAGCGAGAAGCCACCAGAGGCCGAACGTCTCTTGAACTTGCCGCGATGAATGAAGTGCGGGGTCGCTATACAGATTGGTTTAATATGTATAGCAACCTAGGAACCGTTTTTGATAAGTTGCAAGGCAACGCCCTTTATCGAGAGCTCAGAACAGGTGATGTCTCTTTAGAGAAGTGGCAGTCAAAACACAATATCCTCCCTCAAGTTGAGGCTGTCTTAGAGAGTGTGTATTAAAAACTACTTGTCTCGATGACTGGTAAAAGACTTATTTTTTCTAAAAACTTCTTCATCAATGGGTTGGTTCAGCCGAATATTTGAAAATCTTATTCGGGTCCATTTCCCATTGATATCTCTGACATGCCATCCCATAAGATACTGTGTGCGTTGAGCAATCGGCAACACCAGCAAAAAACCGCTGTTTTGATCAAACACTTTCAAAAGGGTGTCGCGGCCTTCAGCCTCTACGATTTCCCTTTGAAAATCTGTTGTATCGAGGGTGATTTCTCCATTAAGAAAAAACTGAGCGGGCGTTTCATCAATACTTAAGCTCATCTCTTCATCTTGATCTGCATCGTATATCTTAATCCATCCCTCTTTTGCTAAAATTGATGTTCCTTCAGGGTGGCTGTAAATAAATCGAAGCCTCTGGTTGGGCCGATCCATATAAAAGCGTCCAGCAGCCTTGGACCCATCGTCATTGATCTGCACAAAGTCTGCTTCATAGGTATGAATATCATTCAGATTTTTTAAAAGCTGTTGTTCCGTTTTAGGCAGCTCAAGGGCTTGCCCAATAAAAGCCCCACATAAAAAAGCAACCAAAAGAACATATTTCAAAGGCTGTTTCATGGGCTTCTCTTCAGGATCATCGATTTCATAAAAAGAACTTTTTCCTTCAAAAAATTTTTGGCTTGGGGATCAAGGGCCACATCTTTAAAGCGCTTCTGCATAAAAGATAAGGTATCATCCAAGTCCTGATGTCGATGGCGCAGCCAAAATATAAAAGTTGTTTTATAGATATACCCTAGAAGCGCCCGTTTCGAATAATAGTTAAAGTCTGTCGCACGATCACCGGCATAATACCAAATTTTATTCAAGGTTTGCCACTGAAGGTCAAGCGCCAGCCTTAACCTCAAAGGATGAGAAAGATATTTCACAATCGCCAAGGTGACACTCTGAGACTCATGAAAAAGAGCAAACTTCAATGCAAGGGCCTTTTCAACCTTTTCGTGGGTGCGGGCAGTCTCAGAGCCTTTTTCTGTTAGCTCTTGTAAAATCAGATGGTCGCAAAAGCTGTTAAATTCTCGCAGAGCAATATCAGCTTCGCCTTTAAAGAGGGTGATGGCCGGAATGTCAAGTCCGCCAACCTGTAACCGTAAATCCTCTAATGCCTCCAAAGACCATTCACGAAGGTCAGAGGTCAAGACAGCCTTGAAAAGTTTACTTTTTATTTTTTCGAGTGTATCCATGATGTGATCATACCAGAACAAAACTCAAAATCCATGGCGAATCCTTCCTCCCTTGAAGAAAGAGTTAGCTACTGACAAGGTCAAAAGA
Encoded here:
- a CDS encoding COQ9 family protein; this translates as MFWYDHIMDTLEKIKSKLFKAVLTSDLREWSLEALEDLRLQVGGLDIPAITLFKGEADIALREFNSFCDHLILQELTEKGSETARTHEKVEKALALKFALFHESQSVTLAIVKYLSHPLRLRLALDLQWQTLNKIWYYAGDRATDFNYYSKRALLGYIYKTTFIFWLRHRHQDLDDTLSFMQKRFKDVALDPQAKNFLKEKVLFMKSMILKRSP